TAAAGAAAATACGCCCGATAGTGAGAAGGTGAGGGGGTCTCCGGGAAGTGGGAAAGTTGAGGTTAGGCGGCTCATTCAATTGCTGGGCATTTTTAGATTGCAGACTGTAACTGATGTGTACAGATttctgtatgttaatttttgttgTGTATAAAAAGAAATAActcaaataaaaacatttttaaaaacacatttttctccaCAGACAGCTGcatgattctccgatgccgcgccgggtcggagaaactCCGGGGGAGGGTGCGAATCCCGTGACGCCGCTccgaggccgggccgccgattctccggtcgctggagaatcggcaccattgcagcggcgccagtcgggggccgctgatttcggccacccccccaccccggcgattcttcacgctcgatgggccgaatgcccgccgAGTCCTTCCGGCGTCGTTCGTGTGTGGTCCCAtccagcgggacctcggagttctggctgtggggaccgttctgttgggggggggggaagaggggatccGACTCCCGGTGGGGACCCACGGGGTGctaccgatcgacgggcgggcgAGTTCCGGGAGTGGGGGCCTATGTTTTCCGCGcagggtccctgtagggctctgccatgttgcgtggggggtGGTGCAGACGCCTAcccacgtgcatgcgcagacccacgccggccatggcacacatgcgcggacctgcgtcgGCCATGGTCGGGTACATATCGGCTTTTGGAGCTTcctgaagcgctccagtgccatgctggccccctttgcggcacaggatcgctgctcctagtggccagatgacaccgtcgtgaaacgctccggtgtttacaacggcgtcaacacttagcctcattatcggagaacccagccccatatCAGGGCTGTTATGAATTTTGTAAAAAAAAGTCTGTCCCTAATGGCTTTGAGAGGTGGATTGGAGAGTGGGTGGGAGAACAGGGAGTCAGGAATCCCAGAAAGGGACAAACTGGAGGGGAAACAGGGAGTCAGCAACCCCATTTCAGGAGACACTGGGGAGGTGCAGTGGGTAAAGGGGAACTGTTAGTTCATACTCACCTGCTACGTTTCGGAAAGTACTGCAGAGCGAGTTTGCCGTCTTATTTCTCTGAGCAAAGGCCGCAGACAGGTTTTGGATCTTTCCCTCAAGGTTTGTCTGGTTCTGCATAGACTCTGACAAGGTCCTGTTCAACAGGTCAGCACGCTGGCGTTCAATGGCTTGATCATTTTGAAATGCATctaacatctggttcactagaaGAACTGAGAGATGGAGAATGAATGAGAGAGGAAAATGTGGGGTAAAAAacgatgttacagtgaggggtgtgggatatatcagagtgttacagtgaggggtgtggggtatatcagagtgttacagtgaggggtgtgggtatatcagagtgttacagtgaggagtgtgggtatatcagagtgttacagtgaggggtgtgggttatatcagagttttatagtgaggggtgtgggttatatcagaatgttacagtgaggggtgtgggatgtatcagagtgttacagtgaggggtgtgggatatatcagagtgttacagtgaggggtgtggggtatatccgagtgttacagtgaggggtgtgggtatatcagagtgttacagtgaggggtgtgggtatatcagagtgttacagtgaggggtcagggttatatcagaatgttacagtgaggggtgtgggatatatcagagtgttacagtgaggggtgtgggatatatcagaatgttacagtgaggcgtgtggggtgtatcagagtgttacagtgaggggtgtgggttatatcagaatgttacagtgaggggtgtgggttatataagaatgttacagtgaggggtgtgggttaaatcagaatgttacagtgaggggtgtgggttatatcagaatgttacactgaggggtgtgggttatatcagagtgttacagtgaagggtgtgggttatatcagaatgttacagtgaggggtgtgggttatatcagaagttacagtgaggggtgtgggttatatcagaatgttacagtgaggggtgtgggttatatcagagtgttacagtgagggctgtagcgtatatgggcagcacagtagcacagtacgatcggcagcaccatctgaagctgcagactggctgtgtgacttgtcggaatttctccaactggagaaaatcaaattcaccatccggggCTCGGAATGGGGCTTCCACAAGgcgtggaggccattcaccaacttgttcctgGACCGGTTGGTAGTCAGCAGCCAACAGaccaagggagggggagggaggtggaggaaacaAGGGGACACAGAAACCAACCACagtctttgggggagggggtggggcagcagAACCCCCTACCCTCAGACCAAATAGTTGTAAATACAGCCAACTCAATAACAACTTACCACAATGTAACTTATGTATCACTGTGCAACCCCACTATGTACAGGAGAGATGAACCAGCGAATAAAGAGAACACGCCCGATAGCAAGAAAGGGAGGGAGTCTCCGGGAAGTGGGGGAGTTGGGGTTGGAGGCTCATTCAACTGCTGGGCATTTGTAGATTGTAAATTATAACTGATGTGTACAGATTTATTTATCTTAATTTATGTTGCgtataaaaagaaaaaactcacataaaaacattttcacaaaCACGTGTATCTCCACAATCAGCTTCTGAGAGACAATTATGAATTTTAGGAAACAAATCTGTCCTTAACGGCTTTGCGAGgtggaatggggggtgggggagaagagcAAGCCAGGAATCCCAGAAATGAACAAAATGGGGGAGGTGCAGTGGGGAAAGAGGAATGGTTAGTTCATACCCACCTGATACATTTCGGAAGGTATTGCAGAGCGAGTTTGCCGTATCATTGGCCTGAGCAAAGGCCACAGACAAGTTCTGGAGGATTCCCCCCAGGTTTGTCTGGTTCCGCACAGACTCAGACAAGAGCCTGTTCAACAGGTCGGCACACTGGCGTTCACTGGCTTGATCATTTTGAGATGCATCTGACTTCTGGTTCAATAGAAGAACTGGGAGGTAAAGAAAGAATGTAAAAagtgtgtgttacagtgaggggtgtgggatatatcagagtgttacagtgatgggtgtgggatatatcagagagttacaatGAGTGGTGTGGGATACATCAGAGAGTTACAATGagtggtgtgggatatatcagagtgttacaatgaggggtgtgggatatatcagagtgttacagtgaggggtgtgggatatatcagagtgttacagtgaggggtgtgggatatatcagagtgttacaatgaggggtgtgggatatatcagagagttacagtgagggatgtgggatatatcagagagttatagtgaggggtgtgggatatatcagagtgttacagtgatgggtgtgggatatatcagagagttacaatgaggggtgtgggatatatcagagagttacaatgaggggtgtgggatatatcagagtgttacagtgatgggtgtgggatatatcagagagttacaatGAGTGGTGTGGGATACATCAGAGAGTTACAATGagtggtgtgggatatatcagagagttacattgaggggtgtgggttatatcagaaTATTACAGTTGTAATGGATATCACGTTCACCGCAGAATTCGGATTTAAAATATGGCATTAATACAAGCAGCATTCTAAATTCAAGATGGAATAAAACCACTCCAGCTAAAAGTCAGGTAGAGGTTCCCACCTGATGGGAGAGACTCCAAGCTGTTTCCAAGGACTCATTAATATCAAACAATTAGAGGCTCTTCTTTGACAGACCAATAAATATTTGAGACAAACTCCCCATACCTAGAAGTATTCAAAATATGGGAACAgatatacaaacatacaaatcctTCTTAAACTATACCTTTGAGCACTTACGATAACACCTTCACAAAAGAGTCTGTTTTGATATCTGGAGAGAGTGACAACCCTGAAAAGAGACAGGCACCAAACGGTCCCTCCCTTGCCAATATATCTTAGAACCCTGGACAATTACACAGACACTACAACCATTAAAAGATCTATCAGTGATCGTACATCCAATTAGCCATTTGGCTATAGGTAATTAACCAGCAATAAATGCCAAGGTAACAACTGCCTTCCCGAACTGATAAGCAAGTTTTATGTATATAAGGAGAGGGGATTTTAGCAGAAGTATCTCTCTCTGATCCTGACTCCGCTTTTAGGGCAAGAGTCAGTTCTGTTCTCAGAAGCTTTCTCGTCGGACAAAACCTGTTGTAAGTATGTGTTTTGCAATAACTTCTTAGAAATGTACTAAGGAACAGATAGAGATACTTTAAGGATTTTTCCATGTTTAGATATCTCATTCGATTGAGAGAAGTTAGTATGTTAGTAGATAACTAGAAGGACTGTTTAGTCCACTTATACTTTAACTCTGCAATTCAGTATGTATCCATTGGTCGTGTTTTCACAATAAATATACTTTAATTAAAATCATACTGTGTGAAAATTAATCTCGAGGTTGATCTCCTGGAAGCTTATTTAGGAAGCCTAAGTAGGCAATAGGACCCATGACCTCAagtggtatcgatttagttatgagtgacgAATCTGAACTCTCCCTATAGAAAGTAACTGAGATCCTGTTTAACTGTCTGAGACCCGGAAAAGCATTCTCCCTTCGTGAGATCTATTCTGAGTCTTGGGAGGAAAACAGGTTTCCCTCTTTTGATAGGTTAACCTACGCATAGGTTAGTAATAGAGTATTATCAGGTCCGGAAAAACCTAAATCCacaacacagtgaggggtgtgggatatatcagagagttacaatgaggggtgtgggatatatcagagtgttacaatgagggttgtgggatatatcagagtgttacagtgaggggtgtgggatatatcagggtgttacagtgaggggtgtgggatatatcagagtgttacaatgaggggtgttggatatatcagagagttacagtaaTGGGTGTGGGATATGTCAGAGagttacaatgaggggtgtgggatatattagAGAGTTACAATGAGGgtatgggatatatcagtgttacagtgagggctgtgggatatatcagagagttacagtgagagaagtgggatatatcagtgtgttaaaGTGAGGGCTGTGgcatatatcagtgttacagtggagGGTGTGAGATATGTCAGGGTGTTACAAtgaagggtgtgggatatatcagagggtTACATTAAAGGGTGTGGATAtatagagtgttacagtgagcaaagtggggtatatcagtgttcagcagtgagggttgtggggtaaataagagtgttacagtgaggggtgcagcATGTATCAgcttgttacagtgaggagtgtggaatatatcagagtgttacagtggagGGTGTGGAATATGTAAGCGTGTTTTAGTGAGGGATGTgcaatatatcagagtgttacattgAAAGTTTTGGGTGTATCAGTTTTACAGTGAGCGGGTATAccagagagttccagtgaagggtgtgggatatatcagtgaatCAGTTTGGTGTGTGAGATGAAActgagtgttgcagtgaggggtgaggtataTATCAAAATGTGAAAGTGAGGGGTTTGGGAGATATtagagtgttacaatgagggaTTTGGGATATATCAGCGTCTAACAGTGAAGGCTGTGGCAAAAATCAGAGAGTTACAATGAGGGTTGTGTTGTATATCAGAGTGTTTTAGTGGGCGGTGTGGGGTCTATCAGAGTGTTttagtgggcggtgtgggggtctATCAGAGTGTTTTAGTGGGCGGTATGGGGTCTATCAGAGTGTTTTAGTGGGCGGTGTGGGGTCTATCAGAGTGTTTTAGTGGGCGGTGTGGGGTCTATCAGAGTGTTTTAGTGGGCGGTGTGGGGTCTATCAGAGTGTTTTAGTGGGCGGTGTGGGGTCTATCAGAGTGTTTTAGTGGGCGGTGTGGGGTCTATCAGAGTGTTTTAGTGGGCGGTGTGGGGTCTATCAGAGTGTTTTAGTGGGCGGTGTGGGGTCTATCAGAGTGTTTTAGTGGGCGGTGTGGGGTCTATCAGAGTGTTTTAGTGGGCGGTGTGGGGTCTATCAGAGTGTTTTAGTGGGCGGTGTGGGGTCTATCAGAGTGTTTTAGTGGGCGGTGTGGGGTCTATCAGAGTGTTTTAGTGGGCGGTGTGGGGTCTATCAGAGTGTTTTAGTGGGCGGTGTGGGGTCTATCAGAGTGACACAGTGAGTGTTTGGGATATAATAGAATGTTACGCTGATGGGTGTGGGATGTATTGAAGTGTTCCAGTGAGGTTTATggcatatatcagagtgttactgtGATGGGTGAGGATATATCAGAATGCCACAGGAAtagatgtgggatatatcagagtgttacaagaGGGTTGTGTGATACATCTCAGTGTTGGAATGAGGGATATcccagtgtgttacagtgaggggtgtgggatatatcagagggtTACACTGTGGGTTGGGGGATATATCAGGGTGCTGCAATGGGGGatatgggatatatcagagtgttacagtgaggggtgtgggatatgtcAGTGCGTTATAGTGAGGGGTATGAGATATATCAGAGAGTTAGTGAGGgaagtgggatatatcagagagttacagtgagggaagtgagatatatcagagtgtcacggtgtggggtacatcagagtGCTGCTGGCAGGGTGTGTATACATCAAAGAGCTACAGTAAGGGGCAtgtgatatatcagagtgttgcagtaaggggtgtgggatatatcagtgtgttacagtgagggaagtgggatatatcagagagttGCAGTGAGGGCGGTGGggtatatgggcagcacagtagcacagtggttagcagtgttgcttcacatcaccagagtccctggtttgattcccaggttgggtcactgtctgtgtggagtctgcacgttctccccatgtctacctatgtttcctccaggtgctccagttttctctcacaagtcccaaaagatgtgctgttaggtaatttagacattctgaattctccctcagtgtgcgcaaaaaaagaaaaatagtgtggagactaggggctttacaaagtaacttcattgcagtgttaatgtcagcctacttgtgtcaataaagattattattgtatcagagagttacagtgaggggtgtgggatatatcagagtgttacagtgaggggtgtgggatatgtcAATGTATTACCGTGAGAGGTGTTAGTTAGATATATCAGAGAGTTAGTGAGGGAGCGGGATATTTCAGAGAATTGCAATGAGGGGAGTGGGCTATATCAGCATGTTgcagtgaagggtgtgggatatatcagagtgggcagtacggtagcacaagtgataagcactgtggcttcacagcgccagggtccctggttcgaatccctgttgggtcactgtctgtgcggagtcagcacgttctacccgtgtctgcgtgggtttcctccgggtgctccgggttcctcccactgtccaaaagatgtgcaggttaggtggattggccatgataaaagtgcccttcgtgaccaaacaaggttgggaggggttattgggttatggggatagagtggaagtgagggcttaagtgggtcggtgcacatgcgatgggccgaatggcctccttctgcacagtatgttctatgtactctatgtatgtactgttacagtgaggggtgtggggtatatcagagagttacagtgaggggtgtgggatatatcagagagttacagtgaggggtgtgggatataacagagagttacagtgaggggtgtgggatatatagtGTTACTGTGAGAGGTGTGGTAGATAGTAGAatgttacagtgtgggggggaggtggataCCTCAGAGTTTTACTGTGAGGGATGTAGGATaaatgagtgttacagtgagaggtgtgggataTGTCATAATGTTGCAGGGAGGGTGTAGGATATATCAGAATGTTGTTGTGAGGACTGTGTGATGTACGTGCGTTACAGTGAGGTGCGTGGGACTTATCAGAATTTGACATtgagggtgtgggtatatcagagtgctaTAATGAGGGtatgggtatatcagagtgttattgTGAGGAGTGtgtgatatatcagtgttacagtgagggatttgggatatatcagtgttacagtgaggtgtgtggggtatatcagagtgctaTAGTGAGGGTATGGGTATATCAGCGTGTTATTGTGAGGAGTGtgtgatatatcagtgttacagtgagggctgtggggtatatcagagtgttacagtgaggtgtatGGGGTATATTAGAGTGTTATTGTGAGGAGTGtgtgatatatcagtgttacagtgagggatttgggatatatcagtgttacagtgaggtgtatGAGGTATATTAGAGTGTTACTGTAAGGGGTGTGGCATATAtcaggggcgggaatctccgccctcccgccgggtcggagaatcgccaggggccgctGTCAAACcctcccccgccgtgtcccgagttctccgccacccgagatttggcgggggcgggaatcacgccgcgccggtcggcgggcccccctgccgattctccagcccgcgatgggccgaagtcccgctgctgtcaagcctttcccgccggcgtggatcaaaccatctaccttaccgacagggagcaggcggcgcgagcgggctccggggtcctgggggggcgcggagcaatctggccccggggggtgcccccacagtggcctggcccgcgatcggggcccaccgatcggccggcgagcctgtgctgtgggggcactcttttccttccgccttcgccatggtcttcaccatggcggaggcggaagtgaccccctcccctgcgcatgcgtcggCAGCcgttgatgctccggcgcatgcgcggacttccgcaggctggcgaagtcccttcggacccggctggcgtgacgccaaaggctgttcccgccagccggtggagcgccaaccactccggcacggtcctagcccctcaatgttgggCTTGGCACCGAAAGGTACGGAGTCGTCCGctcctttggggcagcccaacactggagtggttcacgccactccatcacgccaggaccccccgccccgccagttaggggagaatcccggcccagagtgttacaatgaggagTGTGGTGTATATCATAGTGTTTCAGTAAGGGGTGTGGAACACATtgagtgttactgtgaggggtgtggggtatatcaaagTATTAccctgaggggtgtggagtatatcagtgtaTTACGATTAAggtgtgtggagtatatcagagtttTTCAGGCTGATGTTTTTCTATTTACCATATACGATGAGTCCTATAATAATTACGAAAAGGGAGATTAAGGCAATTAGGGCGACCAGGCCAAGATGTGTCGAAGTTCCTGAGCATCTTCCTCCAGCTGTCTCATGTCTGCTTTGATCTGAAATAGAGAAGTTGAGAATGTTGGGAACCTTGTATAACTTGACGGAACAATGTTGACATTTCTACATCCGTTCAAGAGATGAACAACAACCCCAACACCCAGAGTCACAGAATAACACATTGCAGAAGaggaccttcggcccatcgagtctgcaccaatgcatgagAGACAGCTGACCTGCCGACCTGTCCTATTTGCCAACACTTGCCTCATAGTCTTGAATTTTTTTGGAATATTTTTATTCATGTCTTTTTACATATATCCAgaaaatatcagaagaacaacCCATCAACCTGAACAAACCacaaatccccaacctcccctaaTACCAACACCCCACAACATCTTGCCTTCCCAATTTTTACCCCCTTATCCCCACCCAAAACCCCGCTCCCCCGACGCCTCaacctccttgaagaaatcaatgaacggtttccacctGCGGGTGAAGCCCTCTACTGACCCCCACAGAGTGaacctgaccttctccagcctcaggaactaTGCCAGGCCGTTTACCACACTCCCGCCTTTGGCAGCTCCGATTCCCGCCAACACAACAAATTCTTCTCCGGGAAATCAGGGAGGCAGAGACCAATACACcggtctctctcccccaccaccaccccgcgACACCCGGATCTTTCAgcatcccaaatatcgccacctctcaATCCGGGACCGCCCCACACCCAAAACTTTGGACATAACATCCGAGAATCCCTTGGTcttgggcacgcccagaacatgtggatgtgatttgttggtcccccaccccaccccgtgcaccgcccacacctatcctcctccCCATAAAGAACCCGCTCACCCTCGCttctgtcatgtgggccctatgtaccaccttaaactggatgaggcttaacatCGCACACGACAAGGACAtgttcaccctccgcaaggcgtccgcccacatcccagcccgcatctcctcccccagctcctccttcctCTTGCGCTTACTCATTCCCTTCCTGCCGCCACCCCCGAACCCTTGCACCCAGCCCCGCccgcacaaacctatggttgtcacaAATCGGCGCCCACAGCGACATACCATCCAGCCCAAAATGTTTCCTGCAGAGGCTCCATGCTCTTAACACcgacaccaccaccgggctcaggAAGACCTGGTCaacgagaacggaagaggtgccaacAACTGAGCCCTCAAACGCGTTCCCCTGCATGCCGCCATCTCCACTCTCCCCCAGACCGACCTCTCCTCCacaactcactccctcaccattGCAATATTTCCCACCCAATAGTAATTGATCaaattcggcaacgccagcctccACTGTCCCTCGCCCCCTATCAAAGAACACCTGCCTCACCCACGGTGTCTTCCCCATCCACACAAACCCCTAAATTATCCAATTAATCTTCCTGTAAAACAACTTGGTGACAAAGATAGGGATGTTCTGGAACATGAACAGAAACCAGggcagcaccatcattttcacCGCCTGCACGCACCCAGCCAGCGACAGGGCCAACACATCCCGCCTCTTAAAAtccaccttcattccctccaccaataaAGACAAGTTCAATCTGTGTAGCTGGGCCCAGCCTCGTGTCACCTGGATTCCTAAATACCTAAAGCTCGTCCCCACCACCCTGAACGGCAACTCCCCTAATCTCCTTTCCTGCCGTCTGTCATTGATCGGGAACACCTCgatctttcccatgttcagcttATGCCATGAAAACCGGCCATATTTCCCCAAAAtctccataatccctccaatgctGCCCACTGGGTCCGAGATATATAATAAATTGTCCACATATAGGGATACCCGATGCtcgacaccaccccccacccctcctcacaaACGAAGTGCCATTGTCAACGGCACCTTCACCAAGGCGAAAAGCAACAGAGAGAGTGGACATCCTTGTCTAGTCCCATGATGCAACCCAAAGTACCCGAAACTCATCAGATTTGTTCAGCCACAGCATGATGGCtgtgacctcccccgtgtcgttcaaCTCCACATAGCCCACTCTCTCATCCACCAACAATGCCACAGCCAACCTCCACTGTGGCTGATAGGCCTCCTCCTGAACCACCTACAAATCCTCCCAATGCGCGGTTAGAAACCACAACCGGCAGGCACTCCGAGTcggccacccccgccagcagcgccTTGCCCATAATAAACTCATTGATCTGGAAGTACAcgttgtgcacatgggagaagtacaaaaattcctttgcccttggcctcccgaacctccatgggtccaacctccgcatgtgctccatgaaccccatcAACTCTCTCGCCACCGCCGACATCCTTGATGAGTTAGGATTCAACCGATCCAGACGCGTGTCCAAGACTGTATTTTtttttgagagtacccaattcatttcttccaattaaggggcaatttagtgttgccaatccacccactctgcacatctttgggttgtgggggtgaaacccacgcaaacatggggagaatgtgcaaactccacacggacagtgacccagagccgggatcgaacctgggacctcggcaccgtgaggcagcagtgctaaccactgcgccaccgtgctgccctcgggtcCAGAACGGTATTGAAATATCCTCCCTTAATCAGCCAATGCGTATCCAGGTCCAGATTTCTCCCTGACACCCACCTCATGAagtccgcatcgtcccaattgaggaatacacattcaccaggaccaccgacatcccctccagcttcccactgaccatcacatacctaACCCTCCGGATCAGCCGcaatgctccccacctcaaaAGCCACCTTCTTctttaccaacaccaccacccccttgTGTTcatgtccagccccgagtggaacacctgcccatccatccctccctcagcctcgtctgatccccCAGCTTCAGGTGTGTCGCCTGGAAAAACACAATGTCCgacttcagactcctcagatGTGTGAACACACGtgaccgtttaaccggcccattccacCCACTCACATTCCCCATGACCAGCCTGGTCAGAaggctcccacccccctcacctgctGATTATCCATATCCCTTTTTAAGCTGGCCCCCAGCCCACGTCACATGCCCCTCCAGGTCAGCTCTTAGATGTCCGCtgccatctctcccttcccaactacgccacatcaaccacacccatgtcagcaattTCTACCTCCCCCcacggcccctcccctccccctcaccactacCAAACAAAAAAACCAACCCCATCTGCCCCTCCATGCcttcctcctggcaacccccccccccccctccaccgccttCACTGCAGCtaactagctcacccagctagcatggtggccccgcCCCTGTCCTCTGACTTCCCCTCACACCTCcagtccacccctcccccctgatCCTCCCAACCTCCAACAAACATAGAGAAAAAAAAGGCACCATCACCGCTCCCCCATCGAAACCCACCCCAGACTGCCTAACCCATGTTCCCCACACTGAACACGaagctcctctccaaagttcactgtcctcccactcctcccagtccatggtccctcataaagACCATCGCCTCCTCCGGtgagtcaaaataaaattcctgttTTTGGTGTGTCACCCACAAGCGGGCAGGGTACaaaaccccaaacttcacccccttcctacaGAAGGAAAACTTTattcggttgaacccggccctccgtttctccagctccgcacccaggtcctggtaaatcCGCAGTTCACTCCCTTCCCAGATCCATTTCTTGTTCTGCTCGCCCACTTCAGAATTTGCTCCTTGTCCAAAAATCaataccaataataataatctttagtgtcacaagtaggtttccattaacactgcaattaagttactgtgaaaaacctaaGTTGCCACAtaccggctcctgttcgggtacacagagggagaattcagaatgtctaaattacctaacagcacgtcgttcaggatttgtgggaggaacacagacagtgactcaagccgggaatcgaacctgggaccctgtagctctgcagcaacagtgctaactactgtgctatcgtgctgcacaAAAATATGGAACGCTTCACGAAATTTAGTGTCTTTGCAGCCTCACTACCCTCGGCGGCTTCCCCACCTGCGGCCTCCTCCACAGTGTCCTGTGTGACCGAACCACCTCGATGGaccggtcaaaggccccctcccccaccaaccttccCAGCATGCTCACCTCATACTTGCGGCCTCTGCTCCCTTGGTGCCCTCAGGCATCCCactaatcctcaaattctgcctcctgggctGGTCCTCAAGGTCCTCCAATTTCT
The sequence above is drawn from the Scyliorhinus canicula chromosome 16, sScyCan1.1, whole genome shotgun sequence genome and encodes:
- the LOC119951030 gene encoding oxidized low-density lipoprotein receptor 1-like: MRNISKDTTPRPVALDDYELTYSEMNFAARAQKSEIRPTAEPETIYAQVSFKPKSPQQNQVPEVTPDKDQSRHETAGGRCSGTSTHLGLVALIALISLFVIIIGLIVYVLLLNQKSDASQNDQASERQCADLLNRLLSESVRNQTNLGGILQNLSVAFAQANDTANSLCNTFRNVSVLLVNQMLDAFQNDQAIERQRADLLNRTLSESMQNQTNLEGKIQNLSAAFAQRNKTANSLCSTFRNVAESLCPRGWEAHNQKCYNFSADERNWNNAKQQCESHNSHLIIINTREEEVRMMPASVSTE